In Myotis daubentonii chromosome 16, mMyoDau2.1, whole genome shotgun sequence, one DNA window encodes the following:
- the LOC132218680 gene encoding cytochrome c oxidase assembly factor 3 homolog, mitochondrial — translation MAAPGAGDRMDAKSGEAPLAQRIDPTREKLTPAQLQFMRQVQLAQWQKTLPQRRTRNIVTGLSIGALVLAIYGYTFYSVSQERFLDELEDEVKAARARAAERASGS, via the exons ATGGCGGCGCCGGGAGCTGGCGACCGTATGGATGCGAAGAGTGGAGAGGCCCCTCTGGCCCAGCGCATTGACCCGACTCGGGAGAAGCTGACTCCTGCGCAGCTACAATTCATGCGGCAGGTGCAGCTCGCCCAGTGGCAGAAGACTCTGCCACAGCGGCGGACCCGGAACATCGTGACCGGCCTGAGCATCGGGGCCCTGGTGTTAGCTATTT ATGGTTACACCTTCTACTCAGTGTCCCAGGAGCGGTTCCTAGATGAGCTGGAGGACGAGGTCAAAGCTGCTCGAGCCCGAGCTGCCGAAAGGGCTTCAGGCTCCTGA
- the CNTD1 gene encoding cyclin N-terminal domain-containing protein 1: MDGRGRPRLASVSEFQFGAVATETIEDALLHLAQQNEQAVQESAGWMGSFRETRIVEFVFLLCEQWCLEKSVSYQAVEILERFMVKQAENICRQATIQLRDKTVPRNWRALKERLFNKFILRLVSCVQLASKLSFHYKIISNITVLNFLQALGYLYTKEELLESELDVLKSLNFQINLPTPLAYVEMLLEVLGYNGCLVPATQLHATCLTLLDLVYLLHEPIYESLLRASIENSTPSQLQGEKFVSVKEDFMLLAVGIIAASAFIQNHVCWSQVVGHLQSITGIALESIAAFSYAILMHSVGANTPGRQQPISPHLAARALRAAASSNT, encoded by the exons ATGGACGGACGTGGGAGGCCAAGATTGGCCTCTGTGAGCGAGTTTCAGTTTGGAGCTGTCGCCACCGAGACCATCGAGGACGCTCTTCTCCACCTGGCCCAGCAGAATGAGCAAGCGGTGCAGGAGTCGGCGGGCTGGATGGGCAGCTTCCGGGAGACCCGCATCGTGG agtttgtttttctcctgtgtgaacaaTGGTGTCTGGAGAAATCCGTGAGCTACCAGGCTGTAGAAATCCTAGAAAG gtTTATGGTTAAACAGGCAGAGAATATCTGCAGGCAGGCCACAATCCAGCTAAGGGATAAGACAGTGCCTCGGAACTGGAGGGCTCTGAAAGAGCGGCTTTTCAACAAATTTATCCTGCGTCTTGTGTCATGTGTTCAGCTGGCAAGCAAACTTTCTTTCCACTACAAA ATAATCAGCAACATTACAGTCCTGAATTTCCTCCAGGCTCTAGGATATCTATACACTAAAGAAGAACTGCTGGAGTCAGAGCTTGATGTTTTGAAGTCCCTGAACTTTCAAATCAACCTGCCTACTCCCCTGGCATATGTGGAGATGCTCCTGGAGGTTCTAG GATACAATGGCTGTTTGGTCCCAGCCACGCAGCTGCATGCAACCTGCCTAACCCTGCTCGACCTAGTCTATCTTCTGCATGAACCCATATATGAGAGCCTGCTGAGGGCTTCAATTGAGAACTCCACACCCAGTCAGCTACAAGG GGAAAAGTTTGTTTCAGTGAAGGAAGACTTCATGCTATTGGCAGTAGGAATCATTGCAGCAAGTGCCTTCATCCAAAACCATGTGTGTTGGAGCCAG GTTGTGGGGCACTTGCAGAGCATCACGGGTATTGCCTTGGAGAGCATTGCTGCGTTCTCTTATGCAATCCTGATGCACAGCGTGGGAGCCAACACTCCGGGGCGACAGCAGCCTATTTCTCCCCACCTGGCAGCCAGAGCTCTGAGGGCTGCTGCTTCCTCCAACACATGA
- the BECN1 gene encoding beclin-1 isoform X2 has product MEGSKTSSSTMQVSFVCQRCSQPLKLDTSFKILDRVTIQELTAPLLATAQVKSGETQEEEGNSGEEPFIETRQDGVSRRFIPPARMMSTESANSFTLIGEASDGGTMENLSRRFQVTGDLFDIMSGQTDVDHPLCEECTDTLLDQLDTQLNVTENECQNYKRCLEILEQMTEDDSEQLQMELKELALEEERLIQELEDVEKNRKLVAENLEKVQAEAERLDQEEAQYQREYSEFKRQQLELDDELKSVENQMRYAQMQLDKLKKTNVFNATFHIWHSGQFGTINNFRLGRLPSVPVEWNEINAAWGQTVLLLHALANKMGLKFQRYRLVPYGNHSYLESLTDKSKELPLYCSGGLRFFWDNKFDHAMVAFLDCVQQFKEEVEKGETRFCLPYRMDVEKGKIEDTGGSGGSYSIKTQFNSEEQWTKALKFMLTNLKWGLAWVSSQFYNK; this is encoded by the exons ATGGAGGGATCTAAGACGTCCAGCAGCACCATGCAGGTGAGCTTCGTGTGCCAGCGCTGCAGCCAGCCCCTAAAACTGGACACGAGCTTCAAGATCCTGGACCGTGTCACCATCCAGGAGCTCACAG CTCCATTACTTGCCACAGCCCAGGTGAAATCAGGAGAGACCCAGGAGGAAGAGGGTAACTCAGGAGAG GAGCCATTTATTGAAACTCGTCAGGATGGTGTCTCTCGCAGATTCATCCCCCCAGCCAG GATGATGTCTACGGAAAGTGCCAACAGCTTCACTCTGATTGGGGAGGCATCTGATGGCGGAACCATGGAGAACCTCAGCCGAAGA TTCCAGGTAACTGGGGACCTTTTTGACATCATGTCAGGCCAGACAGATGTGGATCACCCACTGTGTGAGGAATGCACAGATACTCTGTTAGACCAGCTGGACACTCAGCTCAACGTCACTGAAAATGAGTGTCAGAACTACAA GCGCTGTTTGGAGATCTTAGAGCAAATGACTGAGGATGACAGTGAACAGCTACAGATGGAGCTAAAGGAGCTGGCATTAGAGGAGGAGAGGCTGATTCAGGAGCTGGAAGATGTGGAAAAGAACCGTAAACTCGTGGCAGAAAATCTCGAAAAGGTCCAGGCTGAAGCTGAGAGACTGGATCAGGAGGAGGCTCA GTATCAGAGGGAATACAGTGAATTTAAACGACAACAGCTGGAACTGGATGATGAGCTGAAGAGTGTAGAAAACCAGATGCGTTATGCCCAGATGCAGCTGGACAAGCTGAAGAAAACCAACGTCTTTAATGCAACCTTCCACATTTG GCATAGTGGACAATTTGGCACAATTAATAACTTCAGACTGGGTCGCTTGCCCAGTGTTCCTGTGGAATGGAATGAGATTAATGCTGCTTGGGGCCAGACAGTTTTGCTGCTCCATGCCCTGGCCAATAAGATGGGTCTGAAATTTCAGAG GTATCGACTTGTTCCCTATGGAAACCATTCTTACCTGGAGTCTCTGACAGACAAATCTAAG GAGCTGCCATTATACTGTTCTGGGGGGTTGCGGTTTTTCTGGGACAACAAGTTTGATCATGCCATGGTGGCTTTCCTGGACTGTGTGCAGCAGTTCAAAGAAGAGGTTGAGAAAGGCGAGACACGATTTTGTCTTCCTTACAG GATGGATGTGGAAAAAGGCAAGATTGAAGACACAGGAGGCAGCGGCGGCTCCTATTCCATCAAAACCCAGTTTAACTCTGAGGAACAGTGGACAAAAGCTCTCAAGTTCATGCTGACGAATCTTAAGTGGGGTCTTGCTTGGGTGTCCTCACAGTTTTATAATAAATGA
- the BECN1 gene encoding beclin-1 isoform X1 — translation MEGSKTSSSTMQVSFVCQRCSQPLKLDTSFKILDRVTIQELTAPLLATAQVKSGETQEEEGNSGEEPFIETRQDGVSRRFIPPASLSRPTFVLSAPVEDQHGLPLGERMMSTESANSFTLIGEASDGGTMENLSRRFQVTGDLFDIMSGQTDVDHPLCEECTDTLLDQLDTQLNVTENECQNYKRCLEILEQMTEDDSEQLQMELKELALEEERLIQELEDVEKNRKLVAENLEKVQAEAERLDQEEAQYQREYSEFKRQQLELDDELKSVENQMRYAQMQLDKLKKTNVFNATFHIWHSGQFGTINNFRLGRLPSVPVEWNEINAAWGQTVLLLHALANKMGLKFQRYRLVPYGNHSYLESLTDKSKELPLYCSGGLRFFWDNKFDHAMVAFLDCVQQFKEEVEKGETRFCLPYRMDVEKGKIEDTGGSGGSYSIKTQFNSEEQWTKALKFMLTNLKWGLAWVSSQFYNK, via the exons ATGGAGGGATCTAAGACGTCCAGCAGCACCATGCAGGTGAGCTTCGTGTGCCAGCGCTGCAGCCAGCCCCTAAAACTGGACACGAGCTTCAAGATCCTGGACCGTGTCACCATCCAGGAGCTCACAG CTCCATTACTTGCCACAGCCCAGGTGAAATCAGGAGAGACCCAGGAGGAAGAGGGTAACTCAGGAGAG GAGCCATTTATTGAAACTCGTCAGGATGGTGTCTCTCGCAGATTCATCCCCCCAGCCAG TCTGTCCAGGCCAACCTTCGTGCTGAGTGCCCCTGTGGAAGACCAGCATGGCCTTCCCTTGGGAGAGAG GATGATGTCTACGGAAAGTGCCAACAGCTTCACTCTGATTGGGGAGGCATCTGATGGCGGAACCATGGAGAACCTCAGCCGAAGA TTCCAGGTAACTGGGGACCTTTTTGACATCATGTCAGGCCAGACAGATGTGGATCACCCACTGTGTGAGGAATGCACAGATACTCTGTTAGACCAGCTGGACACTCAGCTCAACGTCACTGAAAATGAGTGTCAGAACTACAA GCGCTGTTTGGAGATCTTAGAGCAAATGACTGAGGATGACAGTGAACAGCTACAGATGGAGCTAAAGGAGCTGGCATTAGAGGAGGAGAGGCTGATTCAGGAGCTGGAAGATGTGGAAAAGAACCGTAAACTCGTGGCAGAAAATCTCGAAAAGGTCCAGGCTGAAGCTGAGAGACTGGATCAGGAGGAGGCTCA GTATCAGAGGGAATACAGTGAATTTAAACGACAACAGCTGGAACTGGATGATGAGCTGAAGAGTGTAGAAAACCAGATGCGTTATGCCCAGATGCAGCTGGACAAGCTGAAGAAAACCAACGTCTTTAATGCAACCTTCCACATTTG GCATAGTGGACAATTTGGCACAATTAATAACTTCAGACTGGGTCGCTTGCCCAGTGTTCCTGTGGAATGGAATGAGATTAATGCTGCTTGGGGCCAGACAGTTTTGCTGCTCCATGCCCTGGCCAATAAGATGGGTCTGAAATTTCAGAG GTATCGACTTGTTCCCTATGGAAACCATTCTTACCTGGAGTCTCTGACAGACAAATCTAAG GAGCTGCCATTATACTGTTCTGGGGGGTTGCGGTTTTTCTGGGACAACAAGTTTGATCATGCCATGGTGGCTTTCCTGGACTGTGTGCAGCAGTTCAAAGAAGAGGTTGAGAAAGGCGAGACACGATTTTGTCTTCCTTACAG GATGGATGTGGAAAAAGGCAAGATTGAAGACACAGGAGGCAGCGGCGGCTCCTATTCCATCAAAACCCAGTTTAACTCTGAGGAACAGTGGACAAAAGCTCTCAAGTTCATGCTGACGAATCTTAAGTGGGGTCTTGCTTGGGTGTCCTCACAGTTTTATAATAAATGA
- the BECN1 gene encoding beclin-1 isoform X5, protein MMSTESANSFTLIGEASDGGTMENLSRRFQVTGDLFDIMSGQTDVDHPLCEECTDTLLDQLDTQLNVTENECQNYKRCLEILEQMTEDDSEQLQMELKELALEEERLIQELEDVEKNRKLVAENLEKVQAEAERLDQEEAQYQREYSEFKRQQLELDDELKSVENQMRYAQMQLDKLKKTNVFNATFHIWHSGQFGTINNFRLGRLPSVPVEWNEINAAWGQTVLLLHALANKMGLKFQRYRLVPYGNHSYLESLTDKSKELPLYCSGGLRFFWDNKFDHAMVAFLDCVQQFKEEVEKGETRFCLPYRMDVEKGKIEDTGGSGGSYSIKTQFNSEEQWTKALKFMLTNLKWGLAWVSSQFYNK, encoded by the exons ATGATGTCTACGGAAAGTGCCAACAGCTTCACTCTGATTGGGGAGGCATCTGATGGCGGAACCATGGAGAACCTCAGCCGAAGA TTCCAGGTAACTGGGGACCTTTTTGACATCATGTCAGGCCAGACAGATGTGGATCACCCACTGTGTGAGGAATGCACAGATACTCTGTTAGACCAGCTGGACACTCAGCTCAACGTCACTGAAAATGAGTGTCAGAACTACAA GCGCTGTTTGGAGATCTTAGAGCAAATGACTGAGGATGACAGTGAACAGCTACAGATGGAGCTAAAGGAGCTGGCATTAGAGGAGGAGAGGCTGATTCAGGAGCTGGAAGATGTGGAAAAGAACCGTAAACTCGTGGCAGAAAATCTCGAAAAGGTCCAGGCTGAAGCTGAGAGACTGGATCAGGAGGAGGCTCA GTATCAGAGGGAATACAGTGAATTTAAACGACAACAGCTGGAACTGGATGATGAGCTGAAGAGTGTAGAAAACCAGATGCGTTATGCCCAGATGCAGCTGGACAAGCTGAAGAAAACCAACGTCTTTAATGCAACCTTCCACATTTG GCATAGTGGACAATTTGGCACAATTAATAACTTCAGACTGGGTCGCTTGCCCAGTGTTCCTGTGGAATGGAATGAGATTAATGCTGCTTGGGGCCAGACAGTTTTGCTGCTCCATGCCCTGGCCAATAAGATGGGTCTGAAATTTCAGAG GTATCGACTTGTTCCCTATGGAAACCATTCTTACCTGGAGTCTCTGACAGACAAATCTAAG GAGCTGCCATTATACTGTTCTGGGGGGTTGCGGTTTTTCTGGGACAACAAGTTTGATCATGCCATGGTGGCTTTCCTGGACTGTGTGCAGCAGTTCAAAGAAGAGGTTGAGAAAGGCGAGACACGATTTTGTCTTCCTTACAG GATGGATGTGGAAAAAGGCAAGATTGAAGACACAGGAGGCAGCGGCGGCTCCTATTCCATCAAAACCCAGTTTAACTCTGAGGAACAGTGGACAAAAGCTCTCAAGTTCATGCTGACGAATCTTAAGTGGGGTCTTGCTTGGGTGTCCTCACAGTTTTATAATAAATGA
- the BECN1 gene encoding beclin-1 isoform X4: protein MAFPWERGTLGRMMSTESANSFTLIGEASDGGTMENLSRRFQVTGDLFDIMSGQTDVDHPLCEECTDTLLDQLDTQLNVTENECQNYKRCLEILEQMTEDDSEQLQMELKELALEEERLIQELEDVEKNRKLVAENLEKVQAEAERLDQEEAQYQREYSEFKRQQLELDDELKSVENQMRYAQMQLDKLKKTNVFNATFHIWHSGQFGTINNFRLGRLPSVPVEWNEINAAWGQTVLLLHALANKMGLKFQRYRLVPYGNHSYLESLTDKSKELPLYCSGGLRFFWDNKFDHAMVAFLDCVQQFKEEVEKGETRFCLPYRMDVEKGKIEDTGGSGGSYSIKTQFNSEEQWTKALKFMLTNLKWGLAWVSSQFYNK, encoded by the exons ATGGCCTTCCCTTGGGAGAGAGGTACCCTTGGGAG GATGATGTCTACGGAAAGTGCCAACAGCTTCACTCTGATTGGGGAGGCATCTGATGGCGGAACCATGGAGAACCTCAGCCGAAGA TTCCAGGTAACTGGGGACCTTTTTGACATCATGTCAGGCCAGACAGATGTGGATCACCCACTGTGTGAGGAATGCACAGATACTCTGTTAGACCAGCTGGACACTCAGCTCAACGTCACTGAAAATGAGTGTCAGAACTACAA GCGCTGTTTGGAGATCTTAGAGCAAATGACTGAGGATGACAGTGAACAGCTACAGATGGAGCTAAAGGAGCTGGCATTAGAGGAGGAGAGGCTGATTCAGGAGCTGGAAGATGTGGAAAAGAACCGTAAACTCGTGGCAGAAAATCTCGAAAAGGTCCAGGCTGAAGCTGAGAGACTGGATCAGGAGGAGGCTCA GTATCAGAGGGAATACAGTGAATTTAAACGACAACAGCTGGAACTGGATGATGAGCTGAAGAGTGTAGAAAACCAGATGCGTTATGCCCAGATGCAGCTGGACAAGCTGAAGAAAACCAACGTCTTTAATGCAACCTTCCACATTTG GCATAGTGGACAATTTGGCACAATTAATAACTTCAGACTGGGTCGCTTGCCCAGTGTTCCTGTGGAATGGAATGAGATTAATGCTGCTTGGGGCCAGACAGTTTTGCTGCTCCATGCCCTGGCCAATAAGATGGGTCTGAAATTTCAGAG GTATCGACTTGTTCCCTATGGAAACCATTCTTACCTGGAGTCTCTGACAGACAAATCTAAG GAGCTGCCATTATACTGTTCTGGGGGGTTGCGGTTTTTCTGGGACAACAAGTTTGATCATGCCATGGTGGCTTTCCTGGACTGTGTGCAGCAGTTCAAAGAAGAGGTTGAGAAAGGCGAGACACGATTTTGTCTTCCTTACAG GATGGATGTGGAAAAAGGCAAGATTGAAGACACAGGAGGCAGCGGCGGCTCCTATTCCATCAAAACCCAGTTTAACTCTGAGGAACAGTGGACAAAAGCTCTCAAGTTCATGCTGACGAATCTTAAGTGGGGTCTTGCTTGGGTGTCCTCACAGTTTTATAATAAATGA
- the BECN1 gene encoding beclin-1 isoform X3 — translation MEGSKTSSSTMQVSFVCQRCSQPLKLDTSFKILDRVTIQELTAPLLATAQVKSGETQEEEGNSGEEPFIETRQDGVSRRFIPPASLSRPTFVLSAPVEDQHGLPLGERMMSTESANSFTLIGEASDGGTMENLSRRFQVTGDLFDIMSGQTDVDHPLCEECTDTLLDQLDTQLNVTENECQNYKRCLEILEQMTEDDSEQLQMELKELALEEERLIQELEDVEKNRKLVAENLEKVQAEAERLDQEEAQYQREYSEFKRQQLELDDELKSVENQMRYAQMQLDKLKKTNVFNATFHIWHSGQFGTINNFRLGRLPSVPVEWNEINAAWGQTVLLLHALANKMGLKFQRYRLVPYGNHSYLESLTDKSKDGCGKRQD, via the exons ATGGAGGGATCTAAGACGTCCAGCAGCACCATGCAGGTGAGCTTCGTGTGCCAGCGCTGCAGCCAGCCCCTAAAACTGGACACGAGCTTCAAGATCCTGGACCGTGTCACCATCCAGGAGCTCACAG CTCCATTACTTGCCACAGCCCAGGTGAAATCAGGAGAGACCCAGGAGGAAGAGGGTAACTCAGGAGAG GAGCCATTTATTGAAACTCGTCAGGATGGTGTCTCTCGCAGATTCATCCCCCCAGCCAG TCTGTCCAGGCCAACCTTCGTGCTGAGTGCCCCTGTGGAAGACCAGCATGGCCTTCCCTTGGGAGAGAG GATGATGTCTACGGAAAGTGCCAACAGCTTCACTCTGATTGGGGAGGCATCTGATGGCGGAACCATGGAGAACCTCAGCCGAAGA TTCCAGGTAACTGGGGACCTTTTTGACATCATGTCAGGCCAGACAGATGTGGATCACCCACTGTGTGAGGAATGCACAGATACTCTGTTAGACCAGCTGGACACTCAGCTCAACGTCACTGAAAATGAGTGTCAGAACTACAA GCGCTGTTTGGAGATCTTAGAGCAAATGACTGAGGATGACAGTGAACAGCTACAGATGGAGCTAAAGGAGCTGGCATTAGAGGAGGAGAGGCTGATTCAGGAGCTGGAAGATGTGGAAAAGAACCGTAAACTCGTGGCAGAAAATCTCGAAAAGGTCCAGGCTGAAGCTGAGAGACTGGATCAGGAGGAGGCTCA GTATCAGAGGGAATACAGTGAATTTAAACGACAACAGCTGGAACTGGATGATGAGCTGAAGAGTGTAGAAAACCAGATGCGTTATGCCCAGATGCAGCTGGACAAGCTGAAGAAAACCAACGTCTTTAATGCAACCTTCCACATTTG GCATAGTGGACAATTTGGCACAATTAATAACTTCAGACTGGGTCGCTTGCCCAGTGTTCCTGTGGAATGGAATGAGATTAATGCTGCTTGGGGCCAGACAGTTTTGCTGCTCCATGCCCTGGCCAATAAGATGGGTCTGAAATTTCAGAG GTATCGACTTGTTCCCTATGGAAACCATTCTTACCTGGAGTCTCTGACAGACAAATCTAAG GATGGATGTGGAAAAAGGCAAGATTGA
- the BECN1 gene encoding beclin-1 isoform X6, translating into MEGSKTSSSTMQVSFVCQRCSQPLKLDTSFKILDRVTIQELTAPLLATAQVKSGETQEEEGNSGEEPFIETRQDGVSRRFIPPARMMSTESANSFTLIGEASDGGTMENLSRRFQVTGDLFDIMSGQTDVDHPLCEECTDTLLDQLDTQLNVTENECQNYKRCLEILEQMTEDDSEQLQMELKELALEEERLIQELEDVEKNRKLVAENLEKVQAEAERLDQEEAQYQREYSEFKRQQLELDDELKSVENQMRYAQMQLDKLKKTNVFNATFHIWHSGQFGTINNFRLGRLPSVPVEWNEINAAWGQTVLLLHALANKMGLKFQRYRLVPYGNHSYLESLTDKSKDGCGKRQD; encoded by the exons ATGGAGGGATCTAAGACGTCCAGCAGCACCATGCAGGTGAGCTTCGTGTGCCAGCGCTGCAGCCAGCCCCTAAAACTGGACACGAGCTTCAAGATCCTGGACCGTGTCACCATCCAGGAGCTCACAG CTCCATTACTTGCCACAGCCCAGGTGAAATCAGGAGAGACCCAGGAGGAAGAGGGTAACTCAGGAGAG GAGCCATTTATTGAAACTCGTCAGGATGGTGTCTCTCGCAGATTCATCCCCCCAGCCAG GATGATGTCTACGGAAAGTGCCAACAGCTTCACTCTGATTGGGGAGGCATCTGATGGCGGAACCATGGAGAACCTCAGCCGAAGA TTCCAGGTAACTGGGGACCTTTTTGACATCATGTCAGGCCAGACAGATGTGGATCACCCACTGTGTGAGGAATGCACAGATACTCTGTTAGACCAGCTGGACACTCAGCTCAACGTCACTGAAAATGAGTGTCAGAACTACAA GCGCTGTTTGGAGATCTTAGAGCAAATGACTGAGGATGACAGTGAACAGCTACAGATGGAGCTAAAGGAGCTGGCATTAGAGGAGGAGAGGCTGATTCAGGAGCTGGAAGATGTGGAAAAGAACCGTAAACTCGTGGCAGAAAATCTCGAAAAGGTCCAGGCTGAAGCTGAGAGACTGGATCAGGAGGAGGCTCA GTATCAGAGGGAATACAGTGAATTTAAACGACAACAGCTGGAACTGGATGATGAGCTGAAGAGTGTAGAAAACCAGATGCGTTATGCCCAGATGCAGCTGGACAAGCTGAAGAAAACCAACGTCTTTAATGCAACCTTCCACATTTG GCATAGTGGACAATTTGGCACAATTAATAACTTCAGACTGGGTCGCTTGCCCAGTGTTCCTGTGGAATGGAATGAGATTAATGCTGCTTGGGGCCAGACAGTTTTGCTGCTCCATGCCCTGGCCAATAAGATGGGTCTGAAATTTCAGAG GTATCGACTTGTTCCCTATGGAAACCATTCTTACCTGGAGTCTCTGACAGACAAATCTAAG GATGGATGTGGAAAAAGGCAAGATTGA